The following proteins are encoded in a genomic region of Procambarus clarkii isolate CNS0578487 chromosome 23, FALCON_Pclarkii_2.0, whole genome shotgun sequence:
- the LOC138367833 gene encoding uncharacterized protein: MAYQLVPEAYRQKFRNLKKTSEHTFTEFATIKERLYQEWCASRKVETKEDLEQLILLEDFKDCLSGDLKTYLEEQQVETLSAAATMAEEYILTHRPSARYVPKTYSRYPAKHKPEDKTAPRSAAKSTPDNPRRISPKRDIMCWTFGKKGHIAARCRNNTGNNPRREVMLINSIVPPTSTLEKRKELFAPYTSQGYVSSDHSGKPVVVLRDSGAPQSLILENSFPEGISANGTQKVILGGFPSTLYVAHLVQVRLESQHFKGECRLAVVDSLPIKGIDVILANDLALGLLPNCPVVVEDPVCEETSPIAALQTRSQAQFQVPPDLSTLFDSPPIPQVTSSHTPVPPVLLLVPECWTRARLIEEQRKDPQVQKLANTLDPPTKGGDLYVWSSDVLCRRHPLKYPQSTEVGEQIVVPAVFRSKLLETAHADRFAGHGGVSKTFHRLAKCFYCPHMKKDVRRFCKTCHTCQMAGKANQPVPKAPLCPIPSIGEPLEHLILDIVGPLPPSTSGVQYLLTILDRVSRYPEAIPLKTITAKVLVKHLFWFVSRYGLPKTIQTDQGSNFMSRLFRQQIADLGIQQITSSAYHPESQGALERFHQTLKGMIRKFCYDRQSKWVEDLPYLLFAVRSVPNESLGISPFEMIYGHSVRGPLEVARDHWLDKETNEDVVDWLSTNKGQLFSAWKMAKKP; encoded by the coding sequence atggcgtaccaattggtacctgaggcttacaggcagaagtttagaaacctgaaaaagacctcggagcacacgttcaccgaattcgcaaCAATCAAAGAACGGCTTTaccaggagtggtgtgcctctcggaaggtggagaccaaagaagacctcgagcagctcatactgttagaggacttcaaagactgtttgtctggagatctgaagacgtacctagaagagcagcaggtggagaccttaagtGCAGCAGCCACGATGGCCGAAGAATACATCCTGacacataggccttctgctaggtATGTCCCGAAGACCTATTCAAGATATCCAGCCAAACATAAACCGGAGGATAAGACCGCCCCTCGTAGTGCCGCCAAGTCAACCCCAGATAATCCTAGGAGGATTAGTCCAAAAAGGGACATAATGTGTTGGACCTTTGGAAAGAAAGGACACATTGCTGCTAGGTGTCGTAACAATACAGGTAACAATCCACGTAGGGAGGTTATGCTGATAAACAGTATAGTACCACCGACATCCACCCTAGAGAAGAGGAAAGAACTGTTCGCCCCATATACTTCCCAAGGGTATGTATCAAGTGACCACTCGGGTAAGCCCGTGGTAGTACTCAGAGACAGTGGAGCGCCCCAGTCTCTAATTTTGGAAAATTCATTTCCCGAAGGTATATCAGCAAACGGGACGCAGAAGGTAATCCTGGGTGGATTCCCTTCCACCTTGTACGTTGCCCATTTGGTACAGGTGCGTCTAGAATCCCAACACTTCAAAGGTGAGTGTCGGTTGGCTGTGGTGGATAGTCTTCCCATAAAGGGGATTGACGTTATTTTGGCCAATGACTTAGCCCTAGGTTTGTTACCTAACTGTCCCGTAGTAGTGGAAGATCCAGTTTGTGAAGAGACAAGTCCAATTGCGGCGTTACAAACAAGGTCTCAGGCTCAATTCCAGGTACCACCAGATTTAAGTACTTTGTTTGACTCTCCTCCTATCCCACAGGTTACGAGTAGCCATACACCAGTCCCGCCCGTCCTGTTGCTGGTTCCTGAATGCTGGACTCGAGCCCGTCTGATAGAAGAGCAGAGAAAGGACCCTCAGGTACAGAAGTTGGCCAACACCCTAGACCCTCCTACGAAAGGAGGTGATCTGTACGTATGGTCAAGTGATGTACTGTGTCGCCGGCATCCTCTGAAATACCCCCAGTCAACTGAGGTGGGTGAGCAGATAGTCGTCCCAGCCGTGTTCAGATCTAAGCTGTTAGAAACGGCTCATGCCGATAGATTTGCTGGACATGGTGGGGTCTCGAAGACCTTTCACCGACTAGCCAAGTGTTTTTACTGCCCACACATGAAGAAGGACGTACGTCGCTTCTGCAAAACCTGCCACACCTGCCAGATGGCAGGGAAAGCAAACCAGCCTGTCCCCAAAGCCCCTTTATGCCCCATTCCATCCATAGGTGAGCCCCTCGAGCACCTCATCCTGGATATTGTAGGCCCGCTTCCGCCTTCTACCTCAGGGGTGCAGTATTTGCTCACTATActagatcgggttagtaggtacccagaagcgatCCCCCTTAAGACCATCACTGCTAAGGTCTTGGTGAAACATCTGTTCTGGTTCGTCTCGCGATATGGTCTCCCTAAGACCATTCAGACAGATCAGGGATCGAACTTTATGTCTCGTTTGTTTCGCCAACAGATCGCTGACCTGGGAATCCAACAGATTACCTCCagtgcctaccatcccgagtcGCAAGGAGCTTTGGAGCGTTTTCACCAGACGCTGAAGGGCATGATTCGGAAGTTTTGCTATGACCGGCAGAGTAAGTGGGTTGAAGACCTGCCCTACCTCCTATTTGCGGTAAGATCAGTGCCTAATGAATCACTAGGAATCTCCCCATTCGAGATGATTTATGGTCACTCTGTGAGGGGTCCCTTAGAAGTAGCACGAGACCATTGGCTAGACAAGGAGACCAACGAAGACGTTGTGGACTGGTTATCTACAAATAAAGGCCAGTTGTTCTCTGCATGGAAAATGGCTAAGAAACCTTAG